A region from the Melanotaenia boesemani isolate fMelBoe1 chromosome 11, fMelBoe1.pri, whole genome shotgun sequence genome encodes:
- the si:ch211-51h9.7 gene encoding uncharacterized protein si:ch211-51h9.7, giving the protein MRYTRSLLVFVTQLEILILNDVFLMLVFYPATNHLAQSCAAVEPEHGTSTDTLILCRACGHELASGTDIHFVPSRLALSSRNDTLVSGRRVNVQLFENPHGLQFEVITFRKADVTKHWPADTHFSWFPGFSWTMATCPRCKSHLGWAFQPSDWPDTITKTMFDESENTFLALITHQLLREDFASSLLMTPKSFVS; this is encoded by the exons ATGAGGTACACAAGGAGCCTGCTGGTGTTCGTAACGCAGCTGGAGATTTTAATACtaaatgatgttttcttaaTGCTGGTCTTCTACCCAGCCACAAACCACCTCGCCCAGTCGTGTGCAGCCGTGGAACCAGAGCACGGAACCAGCACCGACACGTTGATACTATGCAGAGCATGTGGACACGAGCTCGCGTCCGGGACTGACATTCACTTCGTTCCCAGCCGACTGGCGCTCTCCAGCCGCAACGATACGTTAGTCAGTGGTCGACGAGTTAACGTTCAGCTTTTTGAAAACCCCCACGGACTCCAGTTTGAAGTTATTACATTCAGAAAAGCAGACGTAACCAAGCACTGGCCGGCAGACACTCACTTCTCCTGGTTCCCAGGGTTCTCGTGGACCATGGCTACCTGTCCCAGGTGTAAGTCTCATTTAG GTTGGGCCTTCCAGCCCAGTGACTGGCCAGACACCATCACGAAAACCATGTTTGATGAGTCGGAGAACACCTTCTTGGCTTTAATCACCCACCAACTACTAAGAGAAGACTTTGCATCGAGCCTGCTGATGACTCCAAAATCCTTTGTGAGCTGA
- the seta gene encoding SET nuclear proto-oncogene a: MSASAAKVSKKELNSNHDGADETSEKEQQEAIEHIDEVQNEIDRLNEQASEEILKVEQKYNKLRQPFFQKRSELIAKIPNFWVTTFVNHPQVSALLGEEDEEALHYLSRVEVTEFEDIKSGYRIDFYFDENPYFENKVLSKEFHLNESGDPSSKSTEIKWKSGKDLTKRSGQTQNKAGRKRQHEEPESFFTWFTDHADAGADELGEVIKDDIWPNPLQYYLVPDMDDEEGEGEEDEEDEEGLEDIDEEGDEDGEEEEEDEGEDGEDDEGEDD; the protein is encoded by the exons ATGTCTGCCTCGGCGGCAAAAGTGAGTAAAAAGGAGCTGAACTCGAACCATGACGGTGCGGACGAGACCTCCG AGAAAGAGCAGCAAGAAGCTATTGAACACATCGATGAAGTTCAAAATGAAATTGACAG GTTGAATGAGCAAGCCAGTGAGGAGATCTTGAAAGTAGAACAGAAATACAACAAACTCCGTCAGCCGTTCTTTCAGAAGAGGTCAGAACTGATCGCCAAAATCCCCAACTTCTGGGTCACCACGTTTGTCAACCATCCGCAAG TATCTGCCCTACTGGGGGAGGAAGACGAGGAAGCGCTTCATTACCTGAGCCGAGTGGAGGTGACAGAGTTTGAGGACATCAAGTCGGGCTACAGAATAGATTTT tatttCGATGAAAATCCGTACTTTGAAAACAAAGTACTTTCCAAAGAATTCCATCTGAACGAAAGCGGAGACCCATCTTCAAAGTCAACAGAAATCAAATGGAAATCAGGAAAG gACCTGACCAAACGCTCCGGCCAGACacagaacaaagcaggaagAAAGAGGCAACATGAAGAACCAGAGAGCTTCTTCACTTGGTTCACCGATCATGCCGATGCTGGCGCCGACGAGCTCGGGGAGGTCATCAAAGATGACATCTGGCCAAACCCCCTGCAGTACTACTTG GTTCCTGACATGGATGATGAGGAGGGTgaaggagaggaagatgaagaggatgaggagggctTGGAGGATATAGATGAGGAGggagatgaagatggagaggaagaggaagaagatgagggAGAAGATGGAGAG GATGATGAGGGAGAAGATGACTAA
- the LOC121648649 gene encoding serine/threonine-protein kinase N2-like isoform X1, translating to MLSTAQQMLQDSRSKIELIRLQIIKVTQAGSGIGGDGGGNQNSPTHREISAVSVSPADAHLAELQHYMQRETDALILAKDVVKQLQGIPTMDQKALAEAQSRVQEYSQKLDLLHLSLEKRLKEKHQKPLQQPAKGLDLSGGPPSPLNPIRGCPLSSSPSILSIKPASLTGKLEVSLLGCEDLLNPNSEQENPRSPTEDSSQSPHKTCSFSTEISAVLRLDGRVVGRTCWAAIGRVSWDQTFYIQLERSRELEVCVFWRDWRAMCAIKFLRLEEMMDNSNHNQGFSLEPQGLLYTKFQFIDAVVERQPKLRRQRCIFTKEKGKNFLRAAQMNMNFATWGHLMMSILPRYSSFTTFSSHLSTTSDSVADDASHPVEKEPQTTTSLPSKAPVISFPEDPPPPVGLDQGDNPPGIVTTTHKMSPVPALQEKLLSINTTEGSEDPPVSAPKMQMEDFKYISVLGRGHFGKVLLAEFKKTEKLYAIKALKKRDIVTRDEVDSLMSEKRIFEMINASRHPFLVNLHGCFQTSDHVCFVMEYLPGGDLMIHIHNDVFSEAQTRFYSACVVLGLEFLHLNKIIYRDLKLDNLLMDADGFVKITDFGLCKEGMGHGDRTSTFCGTPEFLAPEVLTDDNYTRAVDWWGMGVLIYEMLVGESPFPGEDEEEVFDSIVNDDVQYPASLPPDAVSIMQKLLKKNPVKRLGAGERDANEVKGEKFFETIDWEAMLAKKAKPPFLPSIKESTDVSNFDSDFTRLQPVLSPPCKPFSLSLEQQEAFADFDFCALHG from the exons ATGTTGTCCACAGCTCAGCAGATGCTGCAAGATAGCCGCTCCAAGATCGAGCTGATCCGACTGCAGATTATCAAAGTCACCCAGGCTGGCAGCGGCATCGGTGGGGATGGTGGCGGGAACCAAAACAGCCCCACTCATAGAG AGATCTCTGCTGTCAGTGTCAGTCCTGCGGACGCTCATTTGGCCGAGTTGCAGCACTACATGCAAAGAGAAACAGATGCATTGATTCTGGCCAAAGATGTGGTCAAACAGCTACAGGGGATCCCAACGATGGACCAGAAGGCTCTGGCTGAA GCTCAGTCTCGGGTGCAGGAATATTCCCAGAAGCTGGATCTTCTGCATCTATCACTGGAGAAACGCCTGAAGGAAAAGCACCAGAAGCCTCTACAGCAGCCTGCAAAGGGGCTCGACCTTTCAGGGGGACCTCCATCACCCCTGAACCCCATACGTGGGTGTCCCCTCTCCTCCTCGCCGTCCATTTTGTCCATCAAACCTGCATCTTTAACCG gaaaacttGAAGTCAGTCTTCTTGGATGTGAGGATTTATTGAACCCAAACTCGGAGCAAGAAAACCCTCGGAGTCCCACTGAAGACAGTTCACAGAGTCCTCACAAgacctgcagcttctcca CAGAGATCAGTGCCGTGCTGCGGCTCGATGGAAGAGTGGTTGGACGGACATGTTGGGCGGCCATTGGCAGGGTGAGCTGGGATCAGACCTTCTACATCCAGCTGGAGCGG TCTCGAGAGCTGGAGGTATGTGTATTCTGGAGGGACTGGAGGGCGATGTGTGCAATTAAGTTCCTGCGACTGGAGGAGATGATGGACAACTCAAATCACAACCAGGGGTTCAGCCTGGAGCCGCAGGGACTCCTCTACACCAAG TTTCAGTTCATCGATGCTGTGGTGGAGCGGCAGCCCAAACTGAGACGTCAGCGATGCATCTTCACCAAAGAAAAAG GGAAGAACTTTCTCCGAGCTGCCCAGATGAACATGAACTTTGCCACGTGGGGTCATCTGATGATGAGCATCCTCCCTCGCTACAGCTCATTCACCACCTTCAGCTCGCATCTGTCCACCACCTCCGACTCGGTGGCCGATGATGCCTCGCATCCGGTTGAAAAGGAGCCTCAAACCACTACTTCACTGCCAAG CAAAGCTCCGGTAATCAGCTTCCCCGAGGATCCGCCGCCTCCCGTCGGTCTGGACCAGGGGGATAACCCCCCCGGCATCGTCACCACAACACACAAGATGTCACCTGTGCCTGCGCTGCAAGAAAAACTG TTATCCATAAACACCACTGAAGGAAGTGAGGATCCGCCTGTTTCTGCTCCAAA gATGCAGATGGAAGATTTCAAATACATCTCGGTTCTGGGACGTGGACACTTTGGAAAG GTTCTTCTGGCAGAGTTtaagaagacagaaaaactgTATGCCATTAAAGCCTTGAAGAAGAGAGACATCGTGACTCGTGATGAGGTGGACAG CCTCATGAGCGAGAAAAGGATCTTTGAGATGATCAACGCCTCCAGACATCCGTTCCTGGTCAACCTCCACGGCTGCTTCCAGACCAGCGACCACGTCTGCTTCGTCATGGAGTATTTACCAGGCGGCGACCTCATGATCCACATCCACAACGATGTCTTCTCCGAGGCTCAgaccag GTTTTATTCAGCGTGCGTCGTGCTGGGTTTGGAGTTTCTGCATCTGAATAAAATCATCTATCG aGATCTGAAGCTGGACAACTTGCTGATGGATGCAGACGGATTTGTGAAAATCACAGATTTTGGACTTTGTAAAGAAG GAATGGGTCACGGAGACCGAACCTCAACTTTTTGTGGGACTCCAGAGTTTCTGGCCCCAGAGGTCCTGACAGACGACAACTACACCCGAGCGGTGGATTGGTGGGGGATGGGCGTCCTCATCTACGAGATGCTTGTTGGAGAG TCTCCGTTTCCtggtgaagatgaggaggaggtgttTGACAGCATCGTCAATGACGATGTGCAGTATCCAGCTTCTCTTCCTCCTGATGCTGTCTCCATCATGCAGAAG CTGCTGAAGAAGAACCCGGTGAAAAGGCTCGGAGCCGGAGAAAGAGACGCCAACGAGGTCAAAGGAGAGAAATTCTTCGAG ACCATCGACTGGGAAGCCATGCTGGCCAAGAAAGCAAAGCCGCCCTTCCTGCCGTCAATCAAAGAGTCCACCGACGTCAGCAACTTTGACAGCGACTTCACTCGCCTCCAGCCCGTCCTGTCGCCGCCCTGCAAGCCCTTCAGCCTGTCGCTGGAGCAGCAGGAAGCATTCGCAGACTTTGACTTCTGTGCTTTGCATGGGTGA
- the LOC121648649 gene encoding serine/threonine-protein kinase N2-like isoform X3 — protein sequence MLSTAQQMLQDSRSKIELIRLQIIKVTQAGSGIGGDGGGNQNSPTHREISAVSVSPADAHLAELQHYMQRETDALILAKDVVKQLQGIPTMDQKALAEAQSRVQEYSQKLDLLHLSLEKRLKEKHQKPLQQPAKGLDLSGGPPSPLNPIRGCPLSSSPSILSIKPASLTGKLEVSLLGCEDLLNPNSEQENPRSPTEDSSQSPHKTCSFSTEISAVLRLDGRVVGRTCWAAIGRVSWDQTFYIQLERSRELEVCVFWRDWRAMCAIKFLRLEEMMDNSNHNQGFSLEPQGLLYTKFQFIDAVVERQPKLRRQRCIFTKEKGKNFLRAAQMNMNFATWGHLMMSILPRYSSFTTFSSHLSTTSDSVADDASHPVEKEPQTTTSLPSKAPVISFPEDPPPPVGLDQGDNPPGIVTTTHKMSPVPALQEKLLSINTTEGSEDPPVSAPKMQMEDFKYISVLGRGHFGKVLLAEFKKTEKLYAIKALKKRDIVTRDEVDSLMSEKRIFEMINASRHPFLVNLHGCFQTSDHVCFVMEYLPGGDLMIHIHNDVFSEAQTRFYSACVVLGLEFLHLNKIIYRDLKLDNLLMDADGFVKITDFGLCKEGMGHGDRTSTFCGTPEFLAPEVLTDDNYTRAVDWWGMGVLIYEMLVGESPFPGEDEEEVFDSIVNDDVQYPASLPPDAVSIMQKLLKKNPVKRLGAGERDANEVKGEKFFERNTVLPFLCITVTGFAHCLDERNKLKTLNPTFHVFVGHFFVGVSFG from the exons ATGTTGTCCACAGCTCAGCAGATGCTGCAAGATAGCCGCTCCAAGATCGAGCTGATCCGACTGCAGATTATCAAAGTCACCCAGGCTGGCAGCGGCATCGGTGGGGATGGTGGCGGGAACCAAAACAGCCCCACTCATAGAG AGATCTCTGCTGTCAGTGTCAGTCCTGCGGACGCTCATTTGGCCGAGTTGCAGCACTACATGCAAAGAGAAACAGATGCATTGATTCTGGCCAAAGATGTGGTCAAACAGCTACAGGGGATCCCAACGATGGACCAGAAGGCTCTGGCTGAA GCTCAGTCTCGGGTGCAGGAATATTCCCAGAAGCTGGATCTTCTGCATCTATCACTGGAGAAACGCCTGAAGGAAAAGCACCAGAAGCCTCTACAGCAGCCTGCAAAGGGGCTCGACCTTTCAGGGGGACCTCCATCACCCCTGAACCCCATACGTGGGTGTCCCCTCTCCTCCTCGCCGTCCATTTTGTCCATCAAACCTGCATCTTTAACCG gaaaacttGAAGTCAGTCTTCTTGGATGTGAGGATTTATTGAACCCAAACTCGGAGCAAGAAAACCCTCGGAGTCCCACTGAAGACAGTTCACAGAGTCCTCACAAgacctgcagcttctcca CAGAGATCAGTGCCGTGCTGCGGCTCGATGGAAGAGTGGTTGGACGGACATGTTGGGCGGCCATTGGCAGGGTGAGCTGGGATCAGACCTTCTACATCCAGCTGGAGCGG TCTCGAGAGCTGGAGGTATGTGTATTCTGGAGGGACTGGAGGGCGATGTGTGCAATTAAGTTCCTGCGACTGGAGGAGATGATGGACAACTCAAATCACAACCAGGGGTTCAGCCTGGAGCCGCAGGGACTCCTCTACACCAAG TTTCAGTTCATCGATGCTGTGGTGGAGCGGCAGCCCAAACTGAGACGTCAGCGATGCATCTTCACCAAAGAAAAAG GGAAGAACTTTCTCCGAGCTGCCCAGATGAACATGAACTTTGCCACGTGGGGTCATCTGATGATGAGCATCCTCCCTCGCTACAGCTCATTCACCACCTTCAGCTCGCATCTGTCCACCACCTCCGACTCGGTGGCCGATGATGCCTCGCATCCGGTTGAAAAGGAGCCTCAAACCACTACTTCACTGCCAAG CAAAGCTCCGGTAATCAGCTTCCCCGAGGATCCGCCGCCTCCCGTCGGTCTGGACCAGGGGGATAACCCCCCCGGCATCGTCACCACAACACACAAGATGTCACCTGTGCCTGCGCTGCAAGAAAAACTG TTATCCATAAACACCACTGAAGGAAGTGAGGATCCGCCTGTTTCTGCTCCAAA gATGCAGATGGAAGATTTCAAATACATCTCGGTTCTGGGACGTGGACACTTTGGAAAG GTTCTTCTGGCAGAGTTtaagaagacagaaaaactgTATGCCATTAAAGCCTTGAAGAAGAGAGACATCGTGACTCGTGATGAGGTGGACAG CCTCATGAGCGAGAAAAGGATCTTTGAGATGATCAACGCCTCCAGACATCCGTTCCTGGTCAACCTCCACGGCTGCTTCCAGACCAGCGACCACGTCTGCTTCGTCATGGAGTATTTACCAGGCGGCGACCTCATGATCCACATCCACAACGATGTCTTCTCCGAGGCTCAgaccag GTTTTATTCAGCGTGCGTCGTGCTGGGTTTGGAGTTTCTGCATCTGAATAAAATCATCTATCG aGATCTGAAGCTGGACAACTTGCTGATGGATGCAGACGGATTTGTGAAAATCACAGATTTTGGACTTTGTAAAGAAG GAATGGGTCACGGAGACCGAACCTCAACTTTTTGTGGGACTCCAGAGTTTCTGGCCCCAGAGGTCCTGACAGACGACAACTACACCCGAGCGGTGGATTGGTGGGGGATGGGCGTCCTCATCTACGAGATGCTTGTTGGAGAG TCTCCGTTTCCtggtgaagatgaggaggaggtgttTGACAGCATCGTCAATGACGATGTGCAGTATCCAGCTTCTCTTCCTCCTGATGCTGTCTCCATCATGCAGAAG CTGCTGAAGAAGAACCCGGTGAAAAGGCTCGGAGCCGGAGAAAGAGACGCCAACGAGGTCAAAGGAGAGAAATTCTTCGAG AGGAATACTGTGCTGCCGTTCCTATGCATCACTGTGACAGGCTTTGCTCACTGCCTTGACGAAAGAAACAAGTTAAAGACATTAAATCCAACATTTCATGTATTTGTCGGTCACTTCTTCGTAGGAGTCTCCTTTGGCTGA
- the LOC121648649 gene encoding serine/threonine-protein kinase N2-like isoform X2: MLSTAQQMLQDSRSKIELIRLQIIKVTQAGSGIGGDGGGNQNSPTHREISAVSVSPADAHLAELQHYMQRETDALILAKDVVKQLQGIPTMDQKALAEAQSRVQEYSQKLDLLHLSLEKRLKEKHQKPLQQPAKGLDLSGGPPSPLNPIRGCPLSSSPSILSIKPASLTGKLEVSLLGCEDLLNPNSEQENPRSPTEDSSQSPHKTCSFSKISAVLRLDGRVVGRTCWAAIGRVSWDQTFYIQLERSRELEVCVFWRDWRAMCAIKFLRLEEMMDNSNHNQGFSLEPQGLLYTKFQFIDAVVERQPKLRRQRCIFTKEKGKNFLRAAQMNMNFATWGHLMMSILPRYSSFTTFSSHLSTTSDSVADDASHPVEKEPQTTTSLPSKAPVISFPEDPPPPVGLDQGDNPPGIVTTTHKMSPVPALQEKLLSINTTEGSEDPPVSAPKMQMEDFKYISVLGRGHFGKVLLAEFKKTEKLYAIKALKKRDIVTRDEVDSLMSEKRIFEMINASRHPFLVNLHGCFQTSDHVCFVMEYLPGGDLMIHIHNDVFSEAQTRFYSACVVLGLEFLHLNKIIYRDLKLDNLLMDADGFVKITDFGLCKEGMGHGDRTSTFCGTPEFLAPEVLTDDNYTRAVDWWGMGVLIYEMLVGESPFPGEDEEEVFDSIVNDDVQYPASLPPDAVSIMQKLLKKNPVKRLGAGERDANEVKGEKFFETIDWEAMLAKKAKPPFLPSIKESTDVSNFDSDFTRLQPVLSPPCKPFSLSLEQQEAFADFDFCALHG, encoded by the exons ATGTTGTCCACAGCTCAGCAGATGCTGCAAGATAGCCGCTCCAAGATCGAGCTGATCCGACTGCAGATTATCAAAGTCACCCAGGCTGGCAGCGGCATCGGTGGGGATGGTGGCGGGAACCAAAACAGCCCCACTCATAGAG AGATCTCTGCTGTCAGTGTCAGTCCTGCGGACGCTCATTTGGCCGAGTTGCAGCACTACATGCAAAGAGAAACAGATGCATTGATTCTGGCCAAAGATGTGGTCAAACAGCTACAGGGGATCCCAACGATGGACCAGAAGGCTCTGGCTGAA GCTCAGTCTCGGGTGCAGGAATATTCCCAGAAGCTGGATCTTCTGCATCTATCACTGGAGAAACGCCTGAAGGAAAAGCACCAGAAGCCTCTACAGCAGCCTGCAAAGGGGCTCGACCTTTCAGGGGGACCTCCATCACCCCTGAACCCCATACGTGGGTGTCCCCTCTCCTCCTCGCCGTCCATTTTGTCCATCAAACCTGCATCTTTAACCG gaaaacttGAAGTCAGTCTTCTTGGATGTGAGGATTTATTGAACCCAAACTCGGAGCAAGAAAACCCTCGGAGTCCCACTGAAGACAGTTCACAGAGTCCTCACAAgacctgcagcttctcca AGATCAGTGCCGTGCTGCGGCTCGATGGAAGAGTGGTTGGACGGACATGTTGGGCGGCCATTGGCAGGGTGAGCTGGGATCAGACCTTCTACATCCAGCTGGAGCGG TCTCGAGAGCTGGAGGTATGTGTATTCTGGAGGGACTGGAGGGCGATGTGTGCAATTAAGTTCCTGCGACTGGAGGAGATGATGGACAACTCAAATCACAACCAGGGGTTCAGCCTGGAGCCGCAGGGACTCCTCTACACCAAG TTTCAGTTCATCGATGCTGTGGTGGAGCGGCAGCCCAAACTGAGACGTCAGCGATGCATCTTCACCAAAGAAAAAG GGAAGAACTTTCTCCGAGCTGCCCAGATGAACATGAACTTTGCCACGTGGGGTCATCTGATGATGAGCATCCTCCCTCGCTACAGCTCATTCACCACCTTCAGCTCGCATCTGTCCACCACCTCCGACTCGGTGGCCGATGATGCCTCGCATCCGGTTGAAAAGGAGCCTCAAACCACTACTTCACTGCCAAG CAAAGCTCCGGTAATCAGCTTCCCCGAGGATCCGCCGCCTCCCGTCGGTCTGGACCAGGGGGATAACCCCCCCGGCATCGTCACCACAACACACAAGATGTCACCTGTGCCTGCGCTGCAAGAAAAACTG TTATCCATAAACACCACTGAAGGAAGTGAGGATCCGCCTGTTTCTGCTCCAAA gATGCAGATGGAAGATTTCAAATACATCTCGGTTCTGGGACGTGGACACTTTGGAAAG GTTCTTCTGGCAGAGTTtaagaagacagaaaaactgTATGCCATTAAAGCCTTGAAGAAGAGAGACATCGTGACTCGTGATGAGGTGGACAG CCTCATGAGCGAGAAAAGGATCTTTGAGATGATCAACGCCTCCAGACATCCGTTCCTGGTCAACCTCCACGGCTGCTTCCAGACCAGCGACCACGTCTGCTTCGTCATGGAGTATTTACCAGGCGGCGACCTCATGATCCACATCCACAACGATGTCTTCTCCGAGGCTCAgaccag GTTTTATTCAGCGTGCGTCGTGCTGGGTTTGGAGTTTCTGCATCTGAATAAAATCATCTATCG aGATCTGAAGCTGGACAACTTGCTGATGGATGCAGACGGATTTGTGAAAATCACAGATTTTGGACTTTGTAAAGAAG GAATGGGTCACGGAGACCGAACCTCAACTTTTTGTGGGACTCCAGAGTTTCTGGCCCCAGAGGTCCTGACAGACGACAACTACACCCGAGCGGTGGATTGGTGGGGGATGGGCGTCCTCATCTACGAGATGCTTGTTGGAGAG TCTCCGTTTCCtggtgaagatgaggaggaggtgttTGACAGCATCGTCAATGACGATGTGCAGTATCCAGCTTCTCTTCCTCCTGATGCTGTCTCCATCATGCAGAAG CTGCTGAAGAAGAACCCGGTGAAAAGGCTCGGAGCCGGAGAAAGAGACGCCAACGAGGTCAAAGGAGAGAAATTCTTCGAG ACCATCGACTGGGAAGCCATGCTGGCCAAGAAAGCAAAGCCGCCCTTCCTGCCGTCAATCAAAGAGTCCACCGACGTCAGCAACTTTGACAGCGACTTCACTCGCCTCCAGCCCGTCCTGTCGCCGCCCTGCAAGCCCTTCAGCCTGTCGCTGGAGCAGCAGGAAGCATTCGCAGACTTTGACTTCTGTGCTTTGCATGGGTGA
- the zdhhc12a gene encoding palmitoyltransferase ZDHHC12-A, whose amino-acid sequence MQNVFRTGFLVRATHTLLTWVITLILFLHNTDLRKYEERGELLLPAFFFLLVMLSVLLYFAVSLMDPGFVLADTVKGGQGSDEEMESMIPQSLTPRLRRCGYCLLQQPMRAKHCQTCKRCVRRFDHHCPWIENCVGERNHRWFVVYLLVQLLALLWALRIALSGISPSVSWETWFRVNGFLLVALAVIGVSSVVVALLVGSHLYLVSVSCTTWEFISRHRISYLKNCRDEENPFDRGVLCNLWDFFCICRTVMWEQVYQRSTLNPV is encoded by the exons ATGCAGAACGTGTTCCGAACCGGGTTTCTGGTCCGAGCCACACACACCCTCCTGACATGGGTCATTACCCTCATACTGTTCCTACATAACACTG aTTTGCGTAAATATGAGGAGCGCGGAGAGCTGCTGTTGCCAGCGTTCTTCTTCCTGCTCGTCATGCTGTCAGTACTGTTGTACTTCGCAGTCTCATTAATGGATCCTGGCTTTGTTCTGGCTGACACAGTGAAG GGCGGTCAGGGTTCGGATGAAGAAATGGAGTCGATGATTCCTCAGTCGTTGACCCCTCGGTTGCGACGCTGTGGCTACTGTCTGCTGCAG CAGCCAATGAGAGCAAAGCACTGTCAGACATGCAAACGCTGCGTGCGGCGCTTCGACCATCACTGTCCCTGGATCGAGAACTGTGTGGGGGAGAGGAACCACCGCTGGTTCGTCGTCTACCTGCTGGTGCAGCTGCTGGCTCTGCTTTGGGCTCTACGCATCGCACT GTCGGGCATTTCTCCCAGTGTTTCCTGGGAAACGTGGTTCAGAGTGAACGGGTTTCTGCTGGTGGCGCTGGCCGTGATCGGGGTTTCCTCTGTGGTCGTGGCGCTGCTGGTGGGCTCCCACCTCTACCTGGTCTCAGTCAGCTGCACCACCTGGGAGTTCATATCGCGCCACAGGATATCGTATCTGAAGAACTGCAGAGACGAGGAGAACCCGTTTGACCGCGGCGTTCTCTGCAACCTGTGGGATTTCTTCTgcatctgcaggacagtgatgTGGGAGCAGGTCTACCAGAGGAGCACCCTAAACCCAGTCTGA